A genomic window from Punica granatum isolate Tunisia-2019 chromosome 2, ASM765513v2, whole genome shotgun sequence includes:
- the LOC116195321 gene encoding mediator of RNA polymerase II transcription subunit 14 isoform X3 — translation MAAELGQQTVDFSTLVGRAAEESFLSLKELVEKSKSTDQSDTEKKINLLKYLSRTQQRMLKLNVLAKWCQQVPLIQYCQQLTSTLSSHATCFTQAADSLFFMHEGLQQARAPAYDVPSAIQVLLTGNYRRLPKCIEDVGAQGVLNHNEQKPVLKKLDTLVRSKLLEISIPKEFSGVKVSDGAVLLRVDGEFKVLVTLGYRGHLSLWRILHLELLVGEKSGPIKLEESRRHVLGDDLERRMAAAENPFATLYSVLNELCVALTMDTVTRQVQGLRRGRWKDAIRFEFVMDGNSSLAGSSSSQLNQDGEVDSASLRTPGLKIMYWLDFGKGSGASDPASCPSIKIEPGPDLQIKCLHSTFVLDPLTGKEAEFSLDQSCIDVEKLLLRAIFCNRYTRLLEIQKELSKNSQICRSVGDVKLQPLVGELDVNYKKKDGKVSAMEYEGQEVLCVRAYGSSFFALGINIRNGRFLLQSSQNILPPSSLSECEEALNQGSMTAAEVFIRLRTNSILNLFSSTGRFLGLKVYEDNSAAVKIPKNVATDSTMLLLGFPDCGTSYFLLMQLDKEFKPQFKLLETRSNLSGKAPSGDNHVTCIKKIDMDEMQLPEDELNFGLLDSGKLQSFLPNAGGLNQSTEHGLLSDVSLEGSGLATVGTTSSFSSVVDEVFDLEKGTSLPPFSVQNFSSSYNASASQYGSNPPNFQSMKTGSPSPKWEGGMQVSQVNKVSGGGRLYPPSNMSGSVRSVTSLSAGSGRPASAKRISTSKSEQDLASLRSPHSAEVGPYPSMDEDQLRFLTDSSKDTLSGNRSYRMLSPPRTTGTRSPAPSGKLSGPRTAPNGSAPGSVKALSSSPWVTTPVSDSAIPLCASQEIVLKGNRISRKRTVTDMLGLIPSLQVLEANTGFHKRRRISDISCTWTQQSSSHLLVSTEAVRTSGFSYGYLLSEANKGNVPSSIYVSALLHVVRHCSLSIKHARLTSQMEALDIPYVEEVGLRNASSNVWFRLPFTRGDSWQYICLRLGRPGTMYWDVKINDQHFRDLWELQKGSGSTPWGSGVRIANTSDVDSHIRYDAEGVVLSYQSVEADSVKKLVADIQRLSNARMFALGMRKLLGVKADDKQEDSTNADSKSPVGSKGVETSDKFSEQMRRVFRIEAVGLMSLWFSFGSGSGSGVLARFVVEWESGKEGCTMHVSPDQLWPHTKFLEDFINGGEVVSLLDCIRLTAGPLHSLAAATRPARATPVTAGPGVAAALSSMSKQGLLSSNVSSNINQSTATPAGNPMLSSGTAPPPGIQNLQGAAMLAAAGRGGPGIVPSSLLPIDVSVVLRGPYWIRIVYRKNFAVDMRCFAGDQVWLQPATPPKGGPSVGGSLPCPQFRPFIMEHVAQELNGIEPSFTGGPQNVVPANSNAPNMGSGQQLSMANGNRVNLSAAAAAISRSGPQVSSLNRVGPAHPGSPNLGAVGPALPIRRSPGAGVPPHVRGELNTAIIGLGDDGGYGGGWVPLVALKKVLRGILKYLGVLWLFAQLPDLLKEILGSILKDNEGALLNLDQEQPALRFFVGGYVFAVSVHRVQLLLQVLSVKRFHQQQQQQQQQQQNSSAAQDELTQAEIGEICDYFSRRVASEPYDASRVASFITLLTLPISVLREFLKLIAWKKGLVQAQGGEIAPAQKPRIELCLENHAGLTDNAENPSLSKSNIHYDRPRSSVDFALTVVLDPAHIPHINAAGGAAWLPYCVSVRLRYSFMENASVSFLRMEGSHGGRACWPSNEEWQKCKQRVARTVEGFSSGGDITQGRLRGVADNVQRTLHLCLQGLRDGGGATASSGAT, via the exons ATGGCGGCCGAGCTAGGGCAACAGACAGTGGACTTCTCCACTCTGGTGGGCCGAGCGGCGGAGGAGTCGTTTTTGTCGCTCAAGGAGCTCGTCGAGAAATCCAAGTCCACCGATCAATCTGACACCGAGAAGAAGATCAACCTTCTCAAATACCTTTCCAGGACGCAGCAGCGGATGCTTAAGCTCAACGTCCTAGCCAAGTGGTGCCAGCAG GTTCCACTTATACAGTATTGCCAGCAGCTTACATCAACCCTATCAAGTCATGCTACATGTTTTACTCAAGCCGCAGATTCCTTGTTTTTCATGCATGAAGGTCTTCAGCAAGCACGTGCTCCTGCTTATGACGTTCCATCGGCTATTCAGGTCCTTCTTACAGGAAATTACCGGCGGCTGCCTAAATGTATCGAGGACGTAGGTGCTCAAGGTGTTCTGAATCATAATGAGCAGAAACCAGTCTTAAAGAAGTTGGACACTCTTGTTCGATCAAAGTTACTTGAAATTTCAATTCCGAAGGAATTTTCTGGAGTCAAAGTATCTGATGGTGCAGTGTTACTTCGTGTGGATGGAGAATTCAAGGTTTTGGTTACTCTTGGTTATCGTGGACACCTATCTTTGTGGAGGATATTGCATCTGGAGCTGCTCGTTGGTGAGAAAAGTGGACCCATAAAGTTGGAGGAATCACGTCGCCATGTTCTTGGAGATGATTTGGAAAGACGAATGGCCGCTGCAGAAAATCCATTTGCTACATTGTACTCAGTTCTGAATGAGCTCTGTGTAGCCCTGACCATGGACACTGTTACAAGGCAGGTGCAAGGGCTTCGACGAGGCAGATGGAAAGATGCCATTCGTTTTGAATTTGTCATGGATGGCAACTCAAGCCTTGCAGGAAGTTCAAGTTCACAACTAAATCAAGACGGAGAAGTCGATTCAGCTAGTTTGCGAACTCCAGGTTTAAAAATTATGTATTGGTTAGACTTTGGCAAGGGCTCTGGTGCATCGGACCCTGCATCATGCCCTTCTATCAAAATCGAACCAGGGCCAGATCTGCAGATAAAATGTCTCCACAGCACTTTCGTATTGGATCCATTAACTGGAAAAGAAGCAGAGTTTTCTCTTGATCAGAGTTGCATTGATGTGGAGAAATTGCTGCTCAGAGCCATATTTTGTAATAGGTATACTCGCCTTCTTGAAATTCAGAAGGAGCTGAGCAAAAATAGTCAGATCTGTCGATCTGTGGGTGATGTTAAACTGCAGCCTCTTGTGGGCGAGCTTGATGTCAACTATAAGAAG AAAGATGGCAAGGTCAGCGCAATGGAATATGAGGGACAAGAGGTGTTATGTGTGCGTGCATATGGTTCATCATTTTTTGCTCTTGGGATCAACATAAG AAATGGTCGTTTTCTTCTCCAATCTTCTCAAAATATTCTTCCGCCTTCTTCACTGTCGGAGTGTGAAGAAGCTTTAAATCAAGGAAGTATGACTGCAGCAGAAGTTTTTATAAGATTGAGGACCAACAGTATATTGAATCTATTCTCATCAACGGGCAGATTTTTGGGCCTCAAG GTATATGAAGATAATTCTGCTGCAGTGAAAATTCCCAAGAACGTTGCCACTGACTCGACTATGTTGCTGCTGGGGTTTCCTGATTGCGGAACTTCATATTTTCTTCTAATGCAACTTGACAAAGAATTTAAGCCCCAGTTTAAACTGCTAGAGACTCGGAGTAATTTATCTGGAAAAGCACCTTCCGGGGACAATCATGTTACCTGCATTAAGAAAATTGATATGGACGAGATGCAGTTGCCGGAAGATGAACTCAATTTTGGCCTTCTGGATTCAGGAAAGCTACAGAGTTTTTTGCCAAATGCTGGAGGTCTTAATCAGAGCACAGAACATGGTCTTCTTTCTGATGTAAGCCTTGAAGGTTCAGGGCTAGCTACAGTTGGCACCACATCCAGTTTCTCTTCCGTTGTTGATGAAGTGTTTGACCTCGAGAAAGGGACATCTCTGCCTCCATTCTCTGTTCAAAACTTCTCATCATCTTACAATGCATCTGCTTCTCAATATGGTTCAAACCCACCAAATTTTCAGAGCATGAAGACTGGATCCCCTTCCCCTAAGTGGGAGGGAGGTATGCAGGTATCTCAAGTGAACAAGGTCTCAGGTGGGGGCAGATTGTATCCACCGAGCAATATGAGTGGCTCGGTTCGGTCTGTGACTTCCCTTTCTGCGGGCTCTGGAAGGCCCGCATCTGCGAAGAGAATATCTACTTCAAAATCTGAACAGGACCTGGCTTCTCTTAGATCCCCCCATTCTGCTGAAGTCGGTCCTTATCCATCTATGGATGAGGACCAGTTGAGATTTCTGACCGATTCTTCAAAAGATACATTATCAGGGAATAGATCATATCGGATGTTGTCTCCTCCTAGAACAACAGGCACTCGATCTCCTGCTCCTAGTGGGAAGCTTAGTGGACCAAGAACTGCACCTAATGGATCTGCCCCTGGTTCTGTTAAAGCCCTGTCGTCAAGTCCATGGGTTACTACTCCCGTAT CAGATTCGGCCATTCCACTTTGTGCAAGTCAAGAAATTGTTCTGAAAGGCAATAGGATTTCAAGGAAGCGCACAGTTACTGATATGTTGGGTCTAATTCCCTCTCTGCAAGTTCTAGAAGCTAATACGGGGTTTCATAAGAGAAGAAGGATCTCAGATATATCATGCACTTGGACCCAACAGTCTTCATCACATTTGCTTGTTTCAACAGAAGCAGTGAGAACTTCTGGGTTCAGTTATGGTTATCTTTTATCAGAAGCTAACAAAGGGAATGTCCCATCGAGCATATATGTCTCGGCTCTCCTCCACGTGGTCAGGCACTGTTCACTTAGTATAAAACATGCGAGACTAACGAGCCAAATGGAAGCACTGGACATTCCTTATGTCGAAGAAGTGGGCCTGAGGAATGCTTCCTCTAATGTATGGTTTAGACTGCCTTTTACTAGAGGTGATTCGTGGCAATACATCTGCCTCAGGCTCGGAAGACCTGGAACCATGTACTGGGATGTCAAGATAAATGACCAACACTTCAGAGATTTGTGGGAACTTCAAAAGGGTAGCGGGAGCACTCCATGGGGTTCAGGTGTTCGTATTGCTAATACATCTGATGTGGACTCTCATATCCGCTATGATGCTGAAGGAGTTGTTCTGAGTTATCAGTCTGTTGAAGCTGATAGTGTAAAGAAATTGGTTGCTGATATTCAAAGGCTCTCTAATGCTAGAATGTTTGCCCTTGGAATGCGAAAGTTGCTTGGCGTGAAAGCAGATGACAAACAGGAAGATAGCACAAATGCTGATAGTAAATCACCAGTTGGAAGTAAAGGTGTTGAGACAAGTGATAAGTTCTCGGAGCAGATGAGGAGGGTTTTCAGGATTGAGGCAGTTGGACTGATGAGTTTATGGTTTAGTTTCGGTTCTGGTTCTGGTTCTGGTGTTCTCGCTCGTTTTGTTGTTGAGTGGGAATCAGGTAAAGAGGGCTGTACTATGCATGTTTCTCCCGACCAACTTTGGCCTCATACAAAG TTTCTGGAAGACTTCATAAATGGAGGAGAAGTTGTATCTCTCTTGGACTGCATTCGCCTTACTGCAGGGCCTTTGCATTCTCTTGCAGCTGCCACTCGACCTGCACGAGCTACTCCTGTCACAGCAGGCCCTGGGGTTGCAGCAGCTCTCTCTTCAATGTCAAAACAGGGCCTTCTATCAAGTAATGTGAGCTCAAACATTAATCAATCCACTGCCACTCCGGCAGGGAATCCCATGTTATCTTCTGGTACGGCTCCTCCTCCGGGAATTCAAAACCTTCAAGGGGCCGCAATGTTGGCTGCAGCAGGACGCGGCGGACCTGGCATTGTCCCTAGCTCACTGCTGCCGATTGATGTCTCTGTCGTGCTTCGGGGTCCTTACTGGATAAGGATTGTGTACCGTAAGAACTTTGCAGTAGATATGCGGTGCTTTGCAGGAGATCAGGTTTGGTTGCAGCCAGCGACCCCGCCTAAGGGTGGGCCATCTGTAGGGGGCTCTCTGCCTTGTCCTCAGTTTAGACCCTTCATCATGGAGCATGTTGCCCAAGAATTGAATGGTATAGAACCCAGTTTCACTGGTGGTCCACAGAATGTGGTACCAGCTAATTCAAATGCTCCAAACATGGGTTCAGGTCAACAGCTTTCTATGGCCAATGGGAATAGAGTCAATCTcagtgctgctgctgctgcaatTTCCCGGTCAGGACCCCAAGTTTCTTCCTTGAATCGCGTGGGGCCTGCTCATCCAGGATCTCCGAATTTAGGCGCAGTGGGCCCTGCATTGCCGATCCGCAGATCCCCAGGCGCAGGGGTCCCACCACATGTGAGGGGGGAGTTGAACACTGCCATTATTGGTCTTGGAGATGATGGGGGCTATGGGGGTGGATGGGTCCCTCTCGTCGCTCTCAAAAAGGTCCTACGTGGAATTCTGAAGTACCTCGGAGTTCTATGGCTGTTTGCTCAACTACCCGATCTTCTGAAAGAGATTCTCGGGTCGATTCTGAAGGATAATGAAGGTGCTCTCCTGAATTTGGACCAGGAGCAACCTGCCTTGCGTTTCTTCGTTGG GGGCTACGTGTTTGCTGTGAGTGTCCACAGAGTCCAACTCCTCCTCCAAGTTCTCAGCGTGAAACGCTTTcaccagcagcagcagcagcaacaacagcagcagcagaactCCTCTGCTGCTCAAGATGAGCTCACACAAGCTGAGATCGGTGAGATCTGCGACTACTTCAGTCGGCGTGTTGCATCGGAGCCGTATGATGCGTCTCGGGTCGCATCATTCATCACTCTCCTCACCCTCCCAATCTCTGTCCTGAGGGAGTTCTTGAAACTAATAGCATGGAAGAAGGGCCTAGTCCAGGCCCAAGGCGGAGAAATAGCTCCTGCCCAAAAGCCCCGAATCGAGCTATGCCTTGAGAACCATGCTGGTCTTACTGATAATGCAGAGAATCCTTCTCTTTCCAAGAGCAATATCCACTATGATCGGCCACGCAGCTCTGTTGACTTTGCCCTGACTGTGGTGCTTGATCCCGCCCACATACCGCACATCAATGCCGCTGGTGGGGCTGCTTGGTTGCCCTACTGTGTCTCAGTGAGGCTCAGATATTCCTTCATGGAAAATGCCAGTGTGTCCTTCCTCAGGATGGAAGGGTCCCACGGGGGACGAGCCTGCTGGCCAAGCAACGAGGAGTGGCAGAAGTGCAAGCAGCGGGTGGCTCGAACTGTCGAGGGGTTCTCTTCTGGAGGAGATATCACTCAGGGCAGGCTGAGAGGAGTTGCTGACAATGTGCAGAGAACTCTTCATCTGTGCCTACAAGGGCTGAGGGACGGCGGTGGGGCCACTGCTTCCTCAGGGGCAACGTAA
- the LOC116195321 gene encoding mediator of RNA polymerase II transcription subunit 14 isoform X1, whose amino-acid sequence MAAELGQQTVDFSTLVGRAAEESFLSLKELVEKSKSTDQSDTEKKINLLKYLSRTQQRMLKLNVLAKWCQQVPLIQYCQQLTSTLSSHATCFTQAADSLFFMHEGLQQARAPAYDVPSAIQVLLTGNYRRLPKCIEDVGAQGVLNHNEQKPVLKKLDTLVRSKLLEISIPKEFSGVKVSDGAVLLRVDGEFKVLVTLGYRGHLSLWRILHLELLVGEKSGPIKLEESRRHVLGDDLERRMAAAENPFATLYSVLNELCVALTMDTVTRQVQGLRRGRWKDAIRFEFVMDGNSSLAGSSSSQLNQDGEVDSASLRTPGLKIMYWLDFGKGSGASDPASCPSIKIEPGPDLQIKCLHSTFVLDPLTGKEAEFSLDQSCIDVEKLLLRAIFCNRYTRLLEIQKELSKNSQICRSVGDVKLQPLVGELDVNYKKKDGKVSAMEYEGQEVLCVRAYGSSFFALGINIRNGRFLLQSSQNILPPSSLSECEEALNQGSMTAAEVFIRLRTNSILNLFSSTGRFLGLKVYEDNSAAVKIPKNVATDSTMLLLGFPDCGTSYFLLMQLDKEFKPQFKLLETRSNLSGKAPSGDNHVTCIKKIDMDEMQLPEDELNFGLLDSGKLQSFLPNAGGLNQSTEHGLLSDVSLEGSGLATVGTTSSFSSVVDEVFDLEKGTSLPPFSVQNFSSSYNASASQYGSNPPNFQSMKTGSPSPKWEGGMQVSQVNKVSGGGRLYPPSNMSGSVRSVTSLSAGSGRPASAKRISTSKSEQDLASLRSPHSAEVGPYPSMDEDQLRFLTDSSKDTLSGNRSYRMLSPPRTTGTRSPAPSGKLSGPRTAPNGSAPGSVKALSSSPWVTTPKCKMSAPAADSAIPLCASQEIVLKGNRISRKRTVTDMLGLIPSLQVLEANTGFHKRRRISDISCTWTQQSSSHLLVSTEAVRTSGFSYGYLLSEANKGNVPSSIYVSALLHVVRHCSLSIKHARLTSQMEALDIPYVEEVGLRNASSNVWFRLPFTRGDSWQYICLRLGRPGTMYWDVKINDQHFRDLWELQKGSGSTPWGSGVRIANTSDVDSHIRYDAEGVVLSYQSVEADSVKKLVADIQRLSNARMFALGMRKLLGVKADDKQEDSTNADSKSPVGSKGVETSDKFSEQMRRVFRIEAVGLMSLWFSFGSGSGSGVLARFVVEWESGKEGCTMHVSPDQLWPHTKFLEDFINGGEVVSLLDCIRLTAGPLHSLAAATRPARATPVTAGPGVAAALSSMSKQGLLSSNVSSNINQSTATPAGNPMLSSGTAPPPGIQNLQGAAMLAAAGRGGPGIVPSSLLPIDVSVVLRGPYWIRIVYRKNFAVDMRCFAGDQVWLQPATPPKGGPSVGGSLPCPQFRPFIMEHVAQELNGIEPSFTGGPQNVVPANSNAPNMGSGQQLSMANGNRVNLSAAAAAISRSGPQVSSLNRVGPAHPGSPNLGAVGPALPIRRSPGAGVPPHVRGELNTAIIGLGDDGGYGGGWVPLVALKKVLRGILKYLGVLWLFAQLPDLLKEILGSILKDNEGALLNLDQEQPALRFFVGGYVFAVSVHRVQLLLQVLSVKRFHQQQQQQQQQQQNSSAAQDELTQAEIGEICDYFSRRVASEPYDASRVASFITLLTLPISVLREFLKLIAWKKGLVQAQGGEIAPAQKPRIELCLENHAGLTDNAENPSLSKSNIHYDRPRSSVDFALTVVLDPAHIPHINAAGGAAWLPYCVSVRLRYSFMENASVSFLRMEGSHGGRACWPSNEEWQKCKQRVARTVEGFSSGGDITQGRLRGVADNVQRTLHLCLQGLRDGGGATASSGAT is encoded by the exons ATGGCGGCCGAGCTAGGGCAACAGACAGTGGACTTCTCCACTCTGGTGGGCCGAGCGGCGGAGGAGTCGTTTTTGTCGCTCAAGGAGCTCGTCGAGAAATCCAAGTCCACCGATCAATCTGACACCGAGAAGAAGATCAACCTTCTCAAATACCTTTCCAGGACGCAGCAGCGGATGCTTAAGCTCAACGTCCTAGCCAAGTGGTGCCAGCAG GTTCCACTTATACAGTATTGCCAGCAGCTTACATCAACCCTATCAAGTCATGCTACATGTTTTACTCAAGCCGCAGATTCCTTGTTTTTCATGCATGAAGGTCTTCAGCAAGCACGTGCTCCTGCTTATGACGTTCCATCGGCTATTCAGGTCCTTCTTACAGGAAATTACCGGCGGCTGCCTAAATGTATCGAGGACGTAGGTGCTCAAGGTGTTCTGAATCATAATGAGCAGAAACCAGTCTTAAAGAAGTTGGACACTCTTGTTCGATCAAAGTTACTTGAAATTTCAATTCCGAAGGAATTTTCTGGAGTCAAAGTATCTGATGGTGCAGTGTTACTTCGTGTGGATGGAGAATTCAAGGTTTTGGTTACTCTTGGTTATCGTGGACACCTATCTTTGTGGAGGATATTGCATCTGGAGCTGCTCGTTGGTGAGAAAAGTGGACCCATAAAGTTGGAGGAATCACGTCGCCATGTTCTTGGAGATGATTTGGAAAGACGAATGGCCGCTGCAGAAAATCCATTTGCTACATTGTACTCAGTTCTGAATGAGCTCTGTGTAGCCCTGACCATGGACACTGTTACAAGGCAGGTGCAAGGGCTTCGACGAGGCAGATGGAAAGATGCCATTCGTTTTGAATTTGTCATGGATGGCAACTCAAGCCTTGCAGGAAGTTCAAGTTCACAACTAAATCAAGACGGAGAAGTCGATTCAGCTAGTTTGCGAACTCCAGGTTTAAAAATTATGTATTGGTTAGACTTTGGCAAGGGCTCTGGTGCATCGGACCCTGCATCATGCCCTTCTATCAAAATCGAACCAGGGCCAGATCTGCAGATAAAATGTCTCCACAGCACTTTCGTATTGGATCCATTAACTGGAAAAGAAGCAGAGTTTTCTCTTGATCAGAGTTGCATTGATGTGGAGAAATTGCTGCTCAGAGCCATATTTTGTAATAGGTATACTCGCCTTCTTGAAATTCAGAAGGAGCTGAGCAAAAATAGTCAGATCTGTCGATCTGTGGGTGATGTTAAACTGCAGCCTCTTGTGGGCGAGCTTGATGTCAACTATAAGAAG AAAGATGGCAAGGTCAGCGCAATGGAATATGAGGGACAAGAGGTGTTATGTGTGCGTGCATATGGTTCATCATTTTTTGCTCTTGGGATCAACATAAG AAATGGTCGTTTTCTTCTCCAATCTTCTCAAAATATTCTTCCGCCTTCTTCACTGTCGGAGTGTGAAGAAGCTTTAAATCAAGGAAGTATGACTGCAGCAGAAGTTTTTATAAGATTGAGGACCAACAGTATATTGAATCTATTCTCATCAACGGGCAGATTTTTGGGCCTCAAG GTATATGAAGATAATTCTGCTGCAGTGAAAATTCCCAAGAACGTTGCCACTGACTCGACTATGTTGCTGCTGGGGTTTCCTGATTGCGGAACTTCATATTTTCTTCTAATGCAACTTGACAAAGAATTTAAGCCCCAGTTTAAACTGCTAGAGACTCGGAGTAATTTATCTGGAAAAGCACCTTCCGGGGACAATCATGTTACCTGCATTAAGAAAATTGATATGGACGAGATGCAGTTGCCGGAAGATGAACTCAATTTTGGCCTTCTGGATTCAGGAAAGCTACAGAGTTTTTTGCCAAATGCTGGAGGTCTTAATCAGAGCACAGAACATGGTCTTCTTTCTGATGTAAGCCTTGAAGGTTCAGGGCTAGCTACAGTTGGCACCACATCCAGTTTCTCTTCCGTTGTTGATGAAGTGTTTGACCTCGAGAAAGGGACATCTCTGCCTCCATTCTCTGTTCAAAACTTCTCATCATCTTACAATGCATCTGCTTCTCAATATGGTTCAAACCCACCAAATTTTCAGAGCATGAAGACTGGATCCCCTTCCCCTAAGTGGGAGGGAGGTATGCAGGTATCTCAAGTGAACAAGGTCTCAGGTGGGGGCAGATTGTATCCACCGAGCAATATGAGTGGCTCGGTTCGGTCTGTGACTTCCCTTTCTGCGGGCTCTGGAAGGCCCGCATCTGCGAAGAGAATATCTACTTCAAAATCTGAACAGGACCTGGCTTCTCTTAGATCCCCCCATTCTGCTGAAGTCGGTCCTTATCCATCTATGGATGAGGACCAGTTGAGATTTCTGACCGATTCTTCAAAAGATACATTATCAGGGAATAGATCATATCGGATGTTGTCTCCTCCTAGAACAACAGGCACTCGATCTCCTGCTCCTAGTGGGAAGCTTAGTGGACCAAGAACTGCACCTAATGGATCTGCCCCTGGTTCTGTTAAAGCCCTGTCGTCAAGTCCATGGGTTACTACTCCC AAATGCAAAATGTCAGCACCTGCAGCAGATTCGGCCATTCCACTTTGTGCAAGTCAAGAAATTGTTCTGAAAGGCAATAGGATTTCAAGGAAGCGCACAGTTACTGATATGTTGGGTCTAATTCCCTCTCTGCAAGTTCTAGAAGCTAATACGGGGTTTCATAAGAGAAGAAGGATCTCAGATATATCATGCACTTGGACCCAACAGTCTTCATCACATTTGCTTGTTTCAACAGAAGCAGTGAGAACTTCTGGGTTCAGTTATGGTTATCTTTTATCAGAAGCTAACAAAGGGAATGTCCCATCGAGCATATATGTCTCGGCTCTCCTCCACGTGGTCAGGCACTGTTCACTTAGTATAAAACATGCGAGACTAACGAGCCAAATGGAAGCACTGGACATTCCTTATGTCGAAGAAGTGGGCCTGAGGAATGCTTCCTCTAATGTATGGTTTAGACTGCCTTTTACTAGAGGTGATTCGTGGCAATACATCTGCCTCAGGCTCGGAAGACCTGGAACCATGTACTGGGATGTCAAGATAAATGACCAACACTTCAGAGATTTGTGGGAACTTCAAAAGGGTAGCGGGAGCACTCCATGGGGTTCAGGTGTTCGTATTGCTAATACATCTGATGTGGACTCTCATATCCGCTATGATGCTGAAGGAGTTGTTCTGAGTTATCAGTCTGTTGAAGCTGATAGTGTAAAGAAATTGGTTGCTGATATTCAAAGGCTCTCTAATGCTAGAATGTTTGCCCTTGGAATGCGAAAGTTGCTTGGCGTGAAAGCAGATGACAAACAGGAAGATAGCACAAATGCTGATAGTAAATCACCAGTTGGAAGTAAAGGTGTTGAGACAAGTGATAAGTTCTCGGAGCAGATGAGGAGGGTTTTCAGGATTGAGGCAGTTGGACTGATGAGTTTATGGTTTAGTTTCGGTTCTGGTTCTGGTTCTGGTGTTCTCGCTCGTTTTGTTGTTGAGTGGGAATCAGGTAAAGAGGGCTGTACTATGCATGTTTCTCCCGACCAACTTTGGCCTCATACAAAG TTTCTGGAAGACTTCATAAATGGAGGAGAAGTTGTATCTCTCTTGGACTGCATTCGCCTTACTGCAGGGCCTTTGCATTCTCTTGCAGCTGCCACTCGACCTGCACGAGCTACTCCTGTCACAGCAGGCCCTGGGGTTGCAGCAGCTCTCTCTTCAATGTCAAAACAGGGCCTTCTATCAAGTAATGTGAGCTCAAACATTAATCAATCCACTGCCACTCCGGCAGGGAATCCCATGTTATCTTCTGGTACGGCTCCTCCTCCGGGAATTCAAAACCTTCAAGGGGCCGCAATGTTGGCTGCAGCAGGACGCGGCGGACCTGGCATTGTCCCTAGCTCACTGCTGCCGATTGATGTCTCTGTCGTGCTTCGGGGTCCTTACTGGATAAGGATTGTGTACCGTAAGAACTTTGCAGTAGATATGCGGTGCTTTGCAGGAGATCAGGTTTGGTTGCAGCCAGCGACCCCGCCTAAGGGTGGGCCATCTGTAGGGGGCTCTCTGCCTTGTCCTCAGTTTAGACCCTTCATCATGGAGCATGTTGCCCAAGAATTGAATGGTATAGAACCCAGTTTCACTGGTGGTCCACAGAATGTGGTACCAGCTAATTCAAATGCTCCAAACATGGGTTCAGGTCAACAGCTTTCTATGGCCAATGGGAATAGAGTCAATCTcagtgctgctgctgctgcaatTTCCCGGTCAGGACCCCAAGTTTCTTCCTTGAATCGCGTGGGGCCTGCTCATCCAGGATCTCCGAATTTAGGCGCAGTGGGCCCTGCATTGCCGATCCGCAGATCCCCAGGCGCAGGGGTCCCACCACATGTGAGGGGGGAGTTGAACACTGCCATTATTGGTCTTGGAGATGATGGGGGCTATGGGGGTGGATGGGTCCCTCTCGTCGCTCTCAAAAAGGTCCTACGTGGAATTCTGAAGTACCTCGGAGTTCTATGGCTGTTTGCTCAACTACCCGATCTTCTGAAAGAGATTCTCGGGTCGATTCTGAAGGATAATGAAGGTGCTCTCCTGAATTTGGACCAGGAGCAACCTGCCTTGCGTTTCTTCGTTGG GGGCTACGTGTTTGCTGTGAGTGTCCACAGAGTCCAACTCCTCCTCCAAGTTCTCAGCGTGAAACGCTTTcaccagcagcagcagcagcaacaacagcagcagcagaactCCTCTGCTGCTCAAGATGAGCTCACACAAGCTGAGATCGGTGAGATCTGCGACTACTTCAGTCGGCGTGTTGCATCGGAGCCGTATGATGCGTCTCGGGTCGCATCATTCATCACTCTCCTCACCCTCCCAATCTCTGTCCTGAGGGAGTTCTTGAAACTAATAGCATGGAAGAAGGGCCTAGTCCAGGCCCAAGGCGGAGAAATAGCTCCTGCCCAAAAGCCCCGAATCGAGCTATGCCTTGAGAACCATGCTGGTCTTACTGATAATGCAGAGAATCCTTCTCTTTCCAAGAGCAATATCCACTATGATCGGCCACGCAGCTCTGTTGACTTTGCCCTGACTGTGGTGCTTGATCCCGCCCACATACCGCACATCAATGCCGCTGGTGGGGCTGCTTGGTTGCCCTACTGTGTCTCAGTGAGGCTCAGATATTCCTTCATGGAAAATGCCAGTGTGTCCTTCCTCAGGATGGAAGGGTCCCACGGGGGACGAGCCTGCTGGCCAAGCAACGAGGAGTGGCAGAAGTGCAAGCAGCGGGTGGCTCGAACTGTCGAGGGGTTCTCTTCTGGAGGAGATATCACTCAGGGCAGGCTGAGAGGAGTTGCTGACAATGTGCAGAGAACTCTTCATCTGTGCCTACAAGGGCTGAGGGACGGCGGTGGGGCCACTGCTTCCTCAGGGGCAACGTAA